A single Coriobacteriia bacterium DNA region contains:
- the nuoL gene encoding NADH-quinone oxidoreductase subunit L → MSALVSNAWIVVVGPILIALLGALVVRGQGLVAPALAATGPLATVAVALAALVSLPAGGHAEAGTRLAEGSVTWFATSTASLQLAWAVDALTGWMLLVVGVVATCVVVFSIGYLSGDSGWGRYFALISLFTGAMNLLVIADSFTALFVGWELVGACSYLLIGFWYQKPAAAAAATKAFLTTRVGDVGLLVAIAVLWVATGTDSYSGVMSQLGALPAATINLAAVGLAIGAMGKSAQFPLHAWLPDAMEGPTPISALIHAATMVAAGVFLVVRVWPLFEASAQATSLLLAVGLVSALGAALVATVQRDIKKVLAYSTVSQLGFMFAALGVGAPEAAFFHLMTHAAFKGLLFLVSGSVIHGAGTQDLHEMGGLRRAMPITFAAWSIGVLALAGVVPLSGFFSKDAILEAVWHASPLAGGVLFAASLLTAFYAARATRLAFFGSAVPGAHAHESPPIMLVPLVALVLPAAVAGSGMGIVSSSLGAQHAPLAIGVSAAALLLAAIGGIAGWMSSAGPARDGVTRARWGGAGDTIASAYYWDALVDRAIVRPTVGLSRGLWAWGDRLIADGWVEGLARAVTSISSGVRRLQSGDAQAYASVIAASVAIILAATIWLGR, encoded by the coding sequence ATGAGCGCACTGGTGTCGAACGCCTGGATCGTGGTCGTCGGGCCGATTCTGATCGCCCTGCTGGGGGCGCTGGTCGTGCGCGGCCAGGGGCTTGTAGCGCCGGCGCTGGCGGCCACGGGCCCGCTTGCCACCGTCGCGGTCGCGCTCGCAGCACTCGTATCTCTGCCGGCCGGCGGGCACGCGGAGGCGGGTACCCGATTGGCCGAGGGGTCGGTGACGTGGTTCGCCACGAGTACCGCGTCTCTTCAGCTGGCCTGGGCGGTAGATGCGCTCACGGGGTGGATGCTGCTGGTGGTTGGCGTGGTTGCCACGTGCGTCGTGGTCTTCTCCATCGGATACCTCAGCGGCGATTCAGGGTGGGGGAGGTACTTCGCGCTCATCTCCCTGTTCACCGGTGCGATGAACCTTCTTGTCATTGCAGACTCCTTCACCGCGCTGTTCGTGGGCTGGGAGCTTGTCGGCGCCTGTTCGTACCTCCTCATCGGATTCTGGTATCAGAAGCCCGCGGCGGCTGCCGCTGCGACCAAGGCCTTTCTCACGACGCGCGTGGGTGATGTGGGCTTGCTCGTGGCCATAGCGGTGCTCTGGGTGGCCACCGGCACCGACTCCTACTCGGGCGTCATGTCGCAGTTGGGCGCTCTGCCGGCCGCCACCATCAACCTGGCTGCGGTCGGTCTTGCCATCGGCGCGATGGGAAAGTCCGCGCAGTTCCCGTTGCACGCATGGTTGCCGGACGCCATGGAGGGGCCGACGCCGATCTCGGCCTTGATCCACGCTGCAACGATGGTTGCTGCCGGTGTCTTCCTGGTGGTCAGGGTGTGGCCGCTCTTCGAGGCTTCGGCTCAGGCTACGTCCCTTCTGCTTGCGGTGGGATTGGTCTCGGCTCTGGGTGCGGCACTGGTGGCGACCGTCCAGCGAGACATCAAGAAGGTCCTGGCCTACTCGACCGTCTCGCAGCTGGGATTCATGTTCGCGGCGCTCGGCGTCGGAGCACCTGAAGCAGCATTCTTCCACCTGATGACGCACGCGGCGTTCAAGGGGCTGCTGTTCCTTGTCTCGGGCAGCGTCATCCACGGCGCAGGCACGCAGGACCTGCACGAGATGGGCGGGCTGCGTCGTGCCATGCCGATCACCTTCGCCGCATGGAGCATCGGGGTTCTGGCGCTGGCGGGCGTGGTCCCGTTGTCCGGGTTCTTCAGCAAGGACGCCATTCTCGAAGCCGTGTGGCACGCGAGTCCGCTCGCGGGTGGTGTGCTGTTCGCAGCGAGCCTGCTGACCGCGTTTTACGCCGCGCGAGCTACGCGGTTGGCCTTCTTCGGGTCTGCGGTGCCCGGGGCGCACGCACACGAATCCCCTCCGATCATGCTGGTGCCGCTCGTCGCGCTGGTGCTGCCTGCGGCGGTTGCGGGCAGCGGGATGGGCATCGTCTCGTCCTCGCTGGGCGCCCAGCATGCGCCGCTGGCCATCGGTGTGTCTGCGGCAGCACTTCTGCTCGCGGCCATCGGGGGGATCGCGGGGTGGATGTCGTCTGCAGGACCTGCCCGCGATGGGGTCACGCGTGCACGCTGGGGAGGTGCTGGCGACACGATCGCGTCGGCCTACTACTGGGACGCGCTGGTGGATCGCGCCATCGTGCGCCCCACGGTCGGTCTCTCGCGCGGGCTGTGGGCGTGGGGTGATCGGCTGATCGCTGACGGCTGGGTCGAGGGACTCGCGCGTGCGGTTACCTCGATCTCATCCGGCGTGCGCCGACTGCAGTCCGGCGACGCTCAGGCGTATGCGTCGGTGATAGCCGCTTCGGTGGCGATCATTCTTGCAGCTACGATC
- a CDS encoding NADH-quinone oxidoreductase subunit K: MSSVILACALFGIGLYGTLVRRDLIAVLACVEVMMGAALLLLLALGSNLGGGAAIEAIGVLVLVLAAAEAAVGLALVVVAARVLGTTRLDEIDEVRG, translated from the coding sequence ATGAGCTCGGTGATACTCGCCTGCGCGCTCTTCGGCATCGGTCTGTACGGCACGCTCGTGCGACGAGACCTCATTGCGGTGCTCGCATGCGTCGAGGTGATGATGGGCGCTGCGCTACTGCTCCTGCTGGCGCTGGGCTCGAACCTGGGCGGGGGCGCCGCCATCGAAGCGATCGGAGTGCTGGTCCTTGTTCTGGCTGCTGCTGAGGCGGCCGTCGGGCTTGCATTGGTCGTGGTTGCGGCGCGCGTACTAGGAACCACCAGGCTCGACGAGATCGACGAGGTGCGCGGATGA
- a CDS encoding NADH-quinone oxidoreductase subunit J: MGATVLFWLLALLAVGGALSVLLTRDVMRLGLGLGAFLLALAGYFAAFGFGFLALAQIFLYVGGVLVLIVFAIMLIHRDQPGSPSLQSRHDPIAAVAAIGISVLLAAVLRPLVIDGPAAAPSGVDALGAELLGRMLPQFEVAGLLLLAALVAVVTLTGGDDE; encoded by the coding sequence ATGGGAGCCACGGTGCTCTTCTGGCTTCTCGCCCTTCTGGCGGTTGGCGGCGCGCTCAGCGTTCTGCTGACGCGTGATGTGATGCGTCTCGGGCTTGGGCTCGGAGCGTTTCTGCTGGCTTTGGCCGGATACTTCGCGGCCTTCGGCTTCGGCTTCCTCGCGCTGGCGCAGATCTTCCTCTACGTCGGCGGCGTTCTCGTCCTCATCGTGTTCGCCATCATGCTCATCCACCGGGACCAGCCCGGTTCGCCCAGTCTCCAGTCGCGACACGACCCGATCGCCGCCGTGGCCGCCATCGGGATCTCGGTGCTGCTCGCGGCGGTTCTCCGTCCACTCGTCATCGACGGGCCCGCGGCCGCACCGAGCGGTGTGGATGCCCTCGGTGCGGAGCTGCTGGGTCGGATGCTTCCGCAGTTCGAAGTCGCGGGGCTCCTCCTGCTGGCCGCCTTGGTCGCGGTTGTCACCCTCACCGGCGGTGATGACGAATGA